A single genomic interval of Spirosoma taeanense harbors:
- a CDS encoding acetyl-CoA C-acyltransferase translates to MDAYIVAGYRTAVGKAPRGGLRLTRPDDMAADVIKHLLSQVPTLDPARVEDLIVGNAVPEAEQGMQIARYIALLSLPNSVPGFTINRYCGSGLEAIAIASAKIHAGLADCIIAGGTESMSMVPVMGWKTALNYEIAKKNPDYYIGMGLTAEQVAQQFNISRDAQDEFAYESHKKALAAQAAGKFADEIVPINVSETYFDAETNKKKTREWTVAQDEGPRKDTSAEGLAKLKPVFAAGGSVTAGNSSQTSDGAAFVMVMSEQLVNELGLQPVARMVSYATAGVEPKIMGIGPVAAIPLALKKAGLKQDDIEQIELNEAFAAQSLAVIQELGLDRSKINPNGGAIALGHALGSTGARLSVQLLNEMRRRDQTYGMVSACVGGGQGVAGIFERLN, encoded by the coding sequence ATGGACGCATACATTGTTGCCGGATATCGTACGGCTGTAGGTAAAGCCCCACGGGGTGGTCTCCGCCTGACCCGCCCCGACGATATGGCGGCAGACGTTATCAAGCATTTACTGAGTCAGGTTCCTACTCTGGACCCAGCCCGCGTTGAAGACTTAATCGTTGGCAACGCCGTGCCCGAGGCCGAACAGGGGATGCAGATAGCCCGCTACATTGCGCTGTTATCGCTGCCTAATAGTGTGCCCGGCTTTACGATTAACCGCTACTGCGGCTCAGGTCTGGAAGCCATTGCCATTGCGTCGGCTAAGATTCATGCCGGATTGGCAGACTGCATTATTGCTGGCGGAACCGAATCCATGTCGATGGTACCGGTTATGGGCTGGAAAACGGCCCTGAACTACGAGATCGCAAAAAAGAACCCGGACTATTATATTGGCATGGGCTTGACCGCCGAACAGGTCGCTCAGCAGTTTAATATCAGCCGCGACGCGCAGGACGAATTCGCTTATGAATCGCACAAGAAGGCCCTGGCGGCTCAGGCAGCCGGTAAGTTCGCGGACGAAATTGTTCCCATCAACGTAAGCGAAACTTATTTCGACGCTGAAACCAACAAAAAGAAAACCCGGGAATGGACCGTTGCCCAGGATGAAGGTCCTCGTAAGGATACGAGCGCCGAAGGTCTTGCTAAACTAAAGCCGGTATTTGCCGCTGGCGGTTCGGTTACGGCTGGTAACTCGTCGCAGACATCGGACGGAGCCGCTTTTGTTATGGTCATGTCGGAGCAGTTGGTTAACGAACTTGGGTTGCAGCCTGTAGCCCGAATGGTATCGTATGCAACCGCGGGCGTAGAACCTAAAATCATGGGTATTGGCCCGGTAGCAGCCATTCCGCTGGCTCTAAAGAAAGCCGGATTGAAACAGGATGATATTGAGCAGATCGAACTGAATGAAGCCTTCGCGGCTCAATCGCTGGCTGTTATTCAGGAACTGGGACTCGACCGGAGCAAGATTAATCCAAACGGTGGTGCTATCGCATTAGGACACGCGCTCGGTTCGACCGGCGCCCGGCTGTCGGTGCAGCTCCTGAACGAAATGCGTCGCCGGGACCAAACCTATGGTATGGTCTCTGCCTGTGTTGGTGGTGGGCAGGGCGTGGCCGGTATTTTTGAGCGGCTTAATTAA
- a CDS encoding GyrI-like domain-containing protein, protein MAIPETPPATDRRVKETTPFAALCFITRATLPTLSQYAGHVADDLYQEAERLKLDVTGPIQWIYTGVNGDEANEFQLEIALPICQPAHASGQFRYQVFPAFRFISFIHAGPWTELGRVYDRLFSQFYRDGYQNDGRIREVFAVLDLANPANCVTEIQIGVV, encoded by the coding sequence ATGGCAATCCCCGAAACCCCGCCCGCAACTGATCGGCGCGTAAAAGAAACGACTCCCTTTGCTGCCCTTTGTTTCATCACCCGCGCTACGCTGCCAACTCTCTCTCAATACGCCGGTCACGTCGCCGACGATCTTTATCAGGAAGCCGAGCGGCTGAAACTTGACGTAACAGGACCCATTCAGTGGATTTATACAGGTGTAAATGGTGATGAAGCGAACGAGTTTCAACTGGAAATTGCTTTGCCCATTTGTCAGCCAGCCCACGCATCAGGCCAGTTCCGGTATCAGGTATTTCCAGCGTTTCGGTTCATTTCGTTCATTCATGCCGGCCCCTGGACTGAACTGGGGCGGGTTTACGATAGGCTGTTCAGCCAATTTTATCGGGACGGGTATCAAAACGACGGCCGGATTCGTGAGGTTTTTGCTGTCCTTGATCTGGCAAATCCGGCAAACTGCGTCACAGAAATTCAGATTGGAGTCGTTTAA
- a CDS encoding NuoI/complex I 23 kDa subunit family protein has translation MQLTNRSKQVSNKEMTLAEKMYLPAVISGLAITIRHFFRKKPTIQYPEVKKYLGPVYRGHHVLKRDEQGRERCTACGLCAVACPAEAISMVAAERQKGEEHLYREEKYAAVYEVNMVRCIFCGLCEEACPKQAVYLRHDRMVPVFQERDEFVYGKDKLVEKMDDRYIRPANSEVKATPTEPSLTRAAT, from the coding sequence ATGCAACTAACCAATCGTTCCAAACAAGTCAGCAATAAGGAAATGACGCTGGCGGAGAAAATGTACCTGCCCGCCGTTATAAGTGGGTTGGCCATTACGATCCGCCACTTCTTCCGCAAAAAACCGACAATTCAATACCCCGAGGTAAAGAAGTATCTCGGACCTGTTTACCGCGGTCACCACGTTCTGAAACGTGATGAGCAGGGACGTGAACGCTGTACGGCCTGCGGTCTGTGCGCTGTTGCCTGTCCGGCGGAAGCCATTTCTATGGTAGCCGCTGAACGCCAGAAAGGAGAAGAGCATCTGTACCGGGAAGAAAAGTATGCGGCCGTGTATGAGGTTAATATGGTCCGCTGCATTTTCTGCGGTTTGTGCGAAGAAGCCTGTCCTAAACAGGCTGTTTATCTTCGTCATGACCGGATGGTCCCTGTTTTCCAGGAGCGGGACGAGTTTGTCTACGGTAAAGATAAGCTGGTCGAAAAAATGGATGACCGGTACATTCGGCCTGCCAATTCCGAGGTGAAAGCCACGCCAACTGAGCCAAGCCTGACACGTGCCGCGACCTAG
- a CDS encoding acyl-CoA dehydrogenase family protein gives MIATEPKASIQGGEFLIKETPASQVFIPEEFTEEQQMIAATCREFLEREIWPRLNEIDNAKSPGLISSLMDKAGELGLLGTGVPEEYGGFGMSFNTSMLVAEVTGAGHSFSVALSAHTGIGTLPIVYYGNDDQKSRYLPKLATGEWKAAYCLTEPDSGSDANSGKTKATLSEDGKQYILNGQKMWITNGGFADVYIVFAKIDDGSGQPDKNLSAFIVERSFEGITMNEPEHKMGIKGSDTRQIFFNDCKVPVENLLSERGNGFKIAVNILNIGRIKLGVAAVGGSKEVINNAIRYANERKQFKTPISQFGAIKHKLAEMAVKVYASETASYRAGQNIDDLIEDLKGQGMDDASAKLKALEQFAIECALMKVHGSETLDYVVDEGVQVYGGMGYSADAPMDRSYRDARINRIFEGTNEINRMLIVDMLLKRAMKGELDLMGPAMAVSKEIMSIPDFNSDEEEGLFVAEKKVLRNLKKAALMVAGAAVQKFMMSLSDEQEILMNIADMAIEIYAAESALLRVEKLITMQGEDSVTLQKQMALIYLHEAVEKINSAGRAAITSFAEGDELRGMLMGLKRFTKIEPMNLKDARRQIADAMIAENKYIF, from the coding sequence ATGATTGCGACAGAACCTAAAGCCTCAATTCAAGGTGGCGAATTTCTGATCAAGGAGACCCCCGCGTCTCAGGTATTCATTCCGGAAGAATTTACCGAAGAGCAGCAGATGATTGCAGCGACCTGCCGTGAGTTTCTGGAGCGTGAAATCTGGCCCCGACTGAATGAAATTGATAATGCTAAATCGCCCGGGCTGATTTCGTCCCTGATGGATAAGGCTGGTGAATTGGGCCTGCTTGGTACCGGTGTACCGGAAGAGTACGGCGGATTTGGCATGAGCTTCAATACATCCATGCTGGTAGCCGAAGTAACTGGTGCTGGCCACTCGTTTTCGGTGGCGCTGTCGGCGCACACGGGTATCGGTACGTTGCCGATCGTGTATTACGGCAACGACGATCAGAAATCGCGATACCTGCCAAAACTGGCCACGGGCGAGTGGAAAGCAGCCTATTGCCTGACGGAGCCGGATTCGGGTTCGGACGCCAACTCCGGCAAAACCAAAGCAACGCTGAGCGAAGATGGTAAGCAATACATTTTGAACGGTCAGAAGATGTGGATTACCAACGGCGGTTTTGCGGACGTATACATTGTATTCGCCAAGATAGACGATGGCAGCGGGCAGCCGGATAAAAATCTGTCAGCCTTTATCGTGGAGCGCAGCTTCGAGGGCATTACGATGAACGAACCGGAGCATAAGATGGGAATTAAAGGCTCTGATACGCGTCAGATTTTCTTCAACGACTGCAAAGTTCCGGTCGAGAATCTGCTGTCGGAGCGCGGAAACGGTTTTAAAATCGCGGTAAACATTCTAAACATTGGTCGGATTAAACTCGGTGTAGCGGCTGTTGGTGGCTCGAAAGAGGTCATTAACAACGCGATCCGGTACGCCAACGAACGTAAACAGTTTAAGACGCCGATTTCGCAGTTTGGAGCAATTAAGCATAAACTGGCCGAAATGGCCGTTAAAGTATACGCATCTGAAACGGCCAGCTACCGCGCCGGGCAGAACATTGACGACCTGATCGAAGATCTCAAGGGTCAGGGTATGGACGACGCATCGGCCAAGCTGAAGGCCTTGGAGCAGTTTGCTATCGAGTGCGCCCTGATGAAAGTACACGGCTCAGAAACACTGGATTACGTAGTGGATGAAGGCGTTCAGGTTTACGGTGGTATGGGCTACTCGGCCGATGCGCCCATGGATCGCTCCTACCGCGACGCACGCATCAACCGGATTTTTGAGGGCACTAACGAAATCAACCGAATGCTGATCGTGGATATGCTGCTCAAGCGGGCCATGAAGGGCGAACTCGACCTGATGGGTCCGGCAATGGCCGTTTCTAAAGAAATTATGTCTATCCCCGACTTCAACTCGGACGAGGAAGAAGGTCTGTTCGTTGCTGAAAAGAAAGTTCTGCGGAACCTGAAAAAAGCCGCGCTGATGGTCGCAGGTGCCGCCGTTCAGAAGTTCATGATGAGCCTGTCTGACGAGCAGGAAATCCTGATGAACATTGCGGACATGGCGATTGAGATTTACGCGGCCGAATCAGCACTGTTGCGCGTCGAAAAACTGATAACCATGCAGGGAGAAGATAGCGTTACGCTGCAAAAGCAAATGGCCCTCATCTACCTGCACGAAGCGGTCGAAAAAATCAATAGCGCCGGACGGGCCGCCATTACGTCGTTTGCCGAAGGCGACGAATTGCGTGGTATGCTGATGGGTCTGAAGCGGTTCACCAAAATTGAACCGATGAACCTGAAAGATGCCCGCCGTCAGATCGCCGACGCGATGATTGCCGAAAACAAATACATTTTTTAA
- a CDS encoding LysM peptidoglycan-binding domain-containing protein, whose protein sequence is MLLRASCMVLVVCFFLSSNWAVRAQSVPEVPFDLNFAGVTVHVNEPGRRQIQQEVARLYENRTDLYRQIDALRQLTPLLEPLLTSEHLHSDFRYAILPAAETDSTAYWGLTAEQGANLGLRMTSTVDERLHPILATEVVTSRLSQLYEGYGNAVRALLEYLQSSAPANLRPDKADPMYLMLDPQSPPLIWKILARKIVFEREEPAYRSATPYVLYEYQNGVGQLLRTIARQLAVDEERFQPFNAWLKGSRVPTDKEYSVLVRVTPDEYPVVKKAAEGILKARASHRLDIGFPMLVKLPSSAVKTRFPAVFYNINERLGVQAQPCDNLITLAYYGKLTIDAFLNYNELTDQDVIQPGQIYYLEIKARRAKVPFHVVQKNQTLREIANIYGVRLRSLLRFNRIAPTQRVQTGRIIWMREKRPLNRPVEYQQLPVREAEPIEEDTVTTVARTEPPAAPADSLIRQQDNRLAEPSLPQSATNTVADPDLTGRASEPVSELPDSSWNEPKENLRLHIVKPGQTYYAIARLYGVTVRQLYIWNNLSERIPLEIGQELIIDLSEKPASLPRIVKPSSSITKAKKVIRKPRPASAKPVDTFVINPSEKLIFHIVKPGQTVYRIALINKVSVDDLMRWNNLKDYTIEVGQRLVIRKRK, encoded by the coding sequence ATGCTTTTAAGAGCATCCTGCATGGTGCTTGTCGTTTGTTTCTTTCTGAGTTCTAACTGGGCAGTACGTGCCCAGTCTGTTCCTGAAGTTCCATTTGATCTCAACTTTGCGGGCGTTACCGTCCATGTCAATGAGCCAGGACGTCGGCAGATTCAGCAGGAAGTTGCCCGCCTGTATGAAAACCGGACCGACCTGTATCGCCAGATAGATGCGCTTCGGCAACTAACCCCTTTGCTGGAGCCTTTGCTGACCAGTGAACATCTGCATTCCGATTTTCGGTATGCTATTCTGCCCGCTGCTGAAACTGACAGTACGGCGTACTGGGGCCTGACAGCTGAGCAGGGTGCGAATTTAGGTTTACGGATGACCAGCACCGTTGACGAGCGGCTCCACCCCATTCTGGCAACCGAAGTTGTCACGAGCCGGCTGAGCCAGTTATATGAGGGTTACGGTAACGCTGTCCGGGCTTTACTGGAATACCTGCAGAGCAGCGCGCCCGCTAATCTTCGTCCCGACAAAGCTGATCCGATGTATCTGATGCTGGACCCTCAAAGTCCGCCGTTGATCTGGAAAATTCTGGCGCGTAAAATCGTGTTTGAGCGTGAAGAGCCGGCCTACCGCTCGGCAACTCCTTACGTACTGTATGAGTATCAAAATGGGGTTGGCCAATTGCTGCGAACTATTGCCCGACAACTGGCGGTTGATGAGGAGCGATTTCAGCCATTTAATGCCTGGCTGAAAGGAAGCCGGGTACCTACAGATAAAGAATACTCCGTATTGGTCAGAGTGACGCCCGACGAGTACCCGGTGGTTAAAAAGGCGGCCGAGGGAATTTTAAAAGCACGTGCATCGCACCGGCTGGATATTGGATTTCCTATGCTGGTCAAACTGCCGTCATCAGCCGTCAAGACACGGTTCCCGGCTGTGTTTTACAACATTAATGAGCGGTTGGGCGTACAGGCGCAACCCTGTGATAACCTGATTACGCTGGCCTACTATGGCAAGCTAACTATTGATGCATTTCTCAACTACAACGAGCTGACGGATCAGGACGTAATCCAGCCTGGCCAGATCTATTACCTGGAGATCAAAGCCCGGCGAGCAAAAGTGCCATTTCACGTTGTCCAGAAAAACCAGACCTTACGCGAAATAGCAAATATATATGGCGTGCGGCTGAGGTCGCTCTTGCGGTTTAACCGGATTGCTCCCACGCAGCGTGTACAAACCGGACGAATTATCTGGATGCGAGAGAAGCGTCCGCTTAACCGGCCAGTTGAGTACCAGCAGCTGCCAGTCAGAGAAGCGGAACCAATCGAGGAAGATACCGTAACAACAGTTGCGCGGACCGAGCCGCCGGCCGCACCAGCAGATTCATTGATTCGTCAGCAGGACAATAGATTGGCTGAGCCCAGCCTTCCGCAATCCGCAACGAATACGGTAGCCGATCCGGATCTGACCGGACGGGCCTCCGAGCCAGTTAGTGAACTGCCGGACTCGTCCTGGAACGAGCCGAAAGAGAATTTAAGATTACACATTGTCAAACCGGGGCAAACTTACTACGCAATTGCCCGGCTGTATGGCGTAACGGTCAGGCAACTGTATATATGGAACAATCTGTCGGAACGAATTCCGCTCGAAATTGGGCAGGAGCTAATTATTGATCTCTCAGAGAAGCCAGCTTCTTTGCCCCGGATTGTGAAACCAAGCAGCAGTATTACTAAAGCAAAAAAAGTTATTCGCAAACCCAGACCCGCTTCAGCTAAACCGGTTGATACGTTTGTCATCAACCCTTCGGAAAAGCTTATTTTTCATATTGTAAAGCCTGGACAAACGGTTTACCGCATCGCGCTGATTAATAAAGTTAGTGTTGACGATCTGATGCGCTGGAACAATCTTAAAGACTACACGATTGAGGTGGGCCAGCGGCTGGTTATTCGCAAACGAAAATAA
- the nuoH gene encoding NADH-quinone oxidoreductase subunit NuoH produces the protein MELPVLIAKGLIILVIFGITLLIATYSTYAERKVAAFLQDRIGPNRAGPWGLLQPIADAGKMFFKEDFIPSQASKWLFILGPCLAMLTALMSSAVIPFGDSIRFSWDNVNYNVNLQPIEINIGVLYIFGVVSLGVYGIMVGGWASNNKFSLLGAIRAASQNISYEIALGLSLIAILMMTGSLSLRAIIDEQASFFEWNIFTQPLGFVIFLTCAFAECNRTPFDLPECETELVGGYHTEYSSMKLGFYLFAEYINMFVSSAFISALYFGGFHYPFMDLVNGSLENSLGAVAGHNVATAIGFAVFFAKILFFIFFFMWVRWTLPRFRYDQLMNLGWKTFIPLSILNVVVTGAGLLYDFKYSTWLIATVMIVLAVMSMARAPKRQVVPQ, from the coding sequence ATGGAATTACCCGTATTAATTGCCAAAGGACTCATTATCCTGGTCATTTTTGGGATAACTCTCCTGATAGCAACGTACTCTACCTACGCGGAGCGGAAGGTAGCTGCGTTTTTACAGGACCGTATTGGCCCCAACCGCGCCGGGCCTTGGGGACTGTTACAACCCATCGCCGACGCCGGCAAGATGTTCTTCAAGGAAGATTTTATTCCATCGCAGGCCAGCAAATGGTTGTTTATTCTCGGCCCCTGTCTGGCCATGCTTACTGCACTGATGTCGAGCGCCGTTATTCCGTTTGGCGACAGCATCCGGTTTTCGTGGGACAACGTTAATTATAATGTAAATTTGCAGCCGATCGAGATCAATATTGGTGTGCTGTACATTTTTGGCGTGGTTTCGCTGGGTGTATATGGAATCATGGTTGGTGGCTGGGCATCGAACAACAAATTCTCTCTGCTGGGTGCCATCCGGGCTGCCTCGCAGAACATCAGTTATGAAATTGCGCTGGGGCTGTCATTGATTGCGATTCTGATGATGACCGGCTCCTTATCGCTGCGGGCCATCATTGATGAACAAGCCAGTTTCTTTGAGTGGAACATCTTCACCCAACCGCTGGGCTTTGTCATTTTTCTGACCTGCGCCTTTGCTGAGTGTAACCGGACGCCCTTTGATCTGCCCGAGTGCGAAACTGAACTCGTAGGCGGCTACCATACCGAATACAGCTCGATGAAGCTGGGCTTTTATCTCTTCGCTGAATACATCAATATGTTCGTCTCGTCGGCGTTCATCTCGGCCCTATATTTTGGTGGATTCCATTACCCGTTTATGGACCTGGTCAATGGGTCGCTGGAAAACTCGCTGGGCGCCGTAGCTGGTCATAACGTAGCAACCGCTATTGGTTTCGCTGTTTTCTTCGCCAAAATCTTATTCTTTATTTTCTTTTTCATGTGGGTCCGCTGGACGCTGCCGCGTTTCCGGTACGATCAACTGATGAATCTGGGCTGGAAAACCTTTATCCCCCTGTCTATTCTGAACGTGGTGGTAACTGGTGCCGGTCTGCTTTACGATTTCAAGTACTCAACCTGGTTGATTGCCACCGTAATGATTGTGCTTGCTGTCATGTCAATGGCCCGCGCTCCAAAACGGCAGGTTGTACCCCAATGA
- a CDS encoding glycerophosphodiester phosphodiesterase, translating to MKPSVYFLIGCLWLFFLGCRKEYEAPVPYNFANIPGSGQFTPPVRQLIEGVYRVTDGSDRFGEQVALKWTYTLKGTDTTHYLSVFTGKDAAFFNLEGSPQSDSLVLLGYWRKLINTETGRVRLTVSAKHNGQLQRFRSGRLTEGDTLVIRGVYGEQSAEPTNTLTFTYRRPLNRKPFDILAHRSGGRTSDLLSVSENTIEIIKLASRLGANGVEMDVRYTKDGVPILYHDNRLNLRLIQKNGLDGPIETYTYQQLSTFVRLINGEKIPTLEEALETVIANTSLDFVWLDTKYIGPMDKVQAIQQKFRQRALQAGRNVQIVIGLPGPEAIESYQSLPNKDNTPILCELDTAITRGLNARIWAPRWTLGPQTEEVLAMKAEGRTVFVWTLDEPRFIEQFISDGRFDGILSNYSSVVAYYHYAGQ from the coding sequence GTGAAACCGTCTGTTTACTTCTTGATTGGCTGCCTGTGGCTCTTCTTTCTGGGTTGCCGGAAAGAATACGAGGCTCCAGTACCGTATAACTTTGCGAACATACCGGGCTCGGGTCAGTTCACCCCCCCCGTGCGGCAACTGATTGAAGGCGTCTACCGCGTTACAGATGGTTCTGATCGCTTTGGCGAGCAGGTTGCCCTTAAGTGGACTTATACGCTAAAGGGTACCGATACTACTCACTATCTATCCGTATTTACCGGGAAGGACGCGGCTTTCTTTAATCTGGAAGGTAGTCCGCAGTCAGATAGTTTAGTTTTGCTGGGGTACTGGCGCAAGCTGATCAATACCGAAACCGGGCGGGTGCGGCTAACCGTAAGCGCCAAACACAATGGGCAACTGCAGCGTTTTCGCAGCGGTCGGCTGACGGAAGGCGACACGCTCGTAATAAGAGGAGTGTATGGCGAACAGTCGGCAGAGCCAACCAATACGCTGACGTTTACGTACCGGCGGCCCCTCAACCGAAAACCATTCGATATTCTGGCGCACCGGAGCGGGGGTCGAACATCCGATCTGCTTTCGGTTTCAGAAAACACCATAGAAATCATCAAGCTGGCTTCCCGGCTGGGCGCAAATGGCGTAGAAATGGACGTACGATACACGAAAGACGGCGTACCGATTCTTTACCATGATAACCGATTAAACCTCCGACTCATTCAGAAGAATGGTCTGGACGGGCCGATTGAGACTTATACCTACCAACAACTTTCTACGTTCGTCAGGCTTATCAACGGTGAAAAAATTCCGACGCTGGAAGAAGCCCTGGAAACCGTGATCGCAAATACATCTCTGGATTTTGTCTGGCTCGATACGAAATACATTGGGCCTATGGACAAAGTGCAGGCCATCCAGCAGAAATTTCGGCAACGGGCGCTTCAGGCCGGGCGTAACGTCCAGATTGTGATTGGTTTACCAGGCCCTGAAGCCATTGAGTCGTATCAGTCCTTACCCAACAAAGACAATACGCCTATTCTGTGCGAACTGGATACGGCCATTACCCGTGGTTTAAACGCCCGCATCTGGGCTCCCCGCTGGACATTAGGCCCCCAAACCGAGGAAGTGCTGGCGATGAAAGCCGAAGGTCGAACCGTATTCGTCTGGACGCTCGACGAACCCCGGTTTATTGAGCAGTTCATCAGCGATGGCCGTTTCGATGGTATTTTATCCAACTATTCTTCGGTTGTGGCTTATTATCATTACGCCGGTCAATAA
- a CDS encoding acylphosphatase: MKKNQIIYITGQLGGTLFRQEARQQAEKLGLMGIARIQSNGELRIEVEGEEEALDAFQKWCKTGPEGTQVKSVDVQDGPLQEYDRFMEMR, encoded by the coding sequence ATGAAAAAGAATCAGATTATCTACATAACCGGTCAGTTGGGCGGTACTCTATTTCGGCAGGAAGCGCGCCAACAGGCCGAAAAGCTGGGCCTGATGGGAATTGCCCGGATTCAATCCAATGGCGAACTGCGGATTGAGGTTGAAGGAGAGGAAGAAGCGCTCGACGCTTTTCAGAAATGGTGTAAAACCGGTCCGGAAGGCACGCAGGTCAAGAGTGTAGATGTGCAGGACGGACCGCTTCAGGAGTATGACCGGTTTATGGAAATGCGCTAA
- a CDS encoding NADH-quinone oxidoreductase subunit J family protein, with amino-acid sequence MTESLNFFKSLTPTGYLFLILTVLTVLSAIGVVTARNPIYSVLGLIATFFCLSGHYILLNAQFLAAVNIIVYAGAIMVLFLFTIMFLNLRKEDEESKTNLTKMASVVVGGLLMVMLITIFRAKSAQVPTFNPNSFDARTGLVEHLGQLLYSDYILPFELASVLFLVAMVGAVMLGKREAGDRHF; translated from the coding sequence ATGACCGAATCTTTAAATTTCTTTAAATCGCTGACGCCCACTGGGTATCTCTTTCTTATTCTGACGGTTCTGACGGTACTCAGCGCGATTGGCGTTGTGACGGCCCGTAACCCGATCTACAGCGTTTTAGGGCTGATTGCTACGTTTTTCTGCCTGTCGGGGCATTACATCCTGCTCAACGCGCAGTTTCTGGCGGCTGTCAATATCATCGTCTACGCTGGTGCTATCATGGTGTTATTCCTGTTCACGATTATGTTCCTGAACCTGCGCAAAGAGGATGAAGAGTCGAAAACTAACCTGACCAAAATGGCTTCGGTGGTTGTGGGCGGTTTACTGATGGTTATGCTCATCACCATTTTTCGGGCTAAAAGCGCACAGGTACCCACGTTTAATCCGAACTCGTTTGATGCAAGGACAGGCCTGGTCGAACACCTGGGGCAATTACTTTATAGCGACTATATACTGCCTTTCGAACTGGCATCGGTTCTCTTTCTGGTAGCCATGGTCGGCGCGGTTATGCTGGGTAAGCGTGAAGCTGGCGACCGCCATTTCTAA
- a CDS encoding Gfo/Idh/MocA family protein: MSNSLIQSRRRFLMNVGASAITLPVLTDAFGNSIQSEPRQGRKLGIALVGLGSYSKNQLAPALQQTQNCRLAGVVTGTPSKAEEWMQKYNIPKANVYDYKTFDRIADNKDIDVVYVVLPNSMHEEFVVRAAQAGKHVICEKPMAITPKACQNMIEACKKANKQLAIGYRLHYEPFTKEVMRLGQEKVFGPIKFIESSDGFRIGDPTQWRMKKDMAGGGPLMDVGIYAVQGSRYVTGEEPISVTAQFSPKTEPQKFKDVEETLFWQFEFPSGAVSNSTTSYTAGIERLYAACQNGWFELSPAFGYGPLKGRTSKGPIEQPVVNHQAMHMDGVCKDLLDGKKLPDHITGEEGLRDVRLLQAIYRAAETGRKIDLKA, from the coding sequence ATGTCCAATTCGCTTATTCAGTCGCGTCGGCGCTTTCTCATGAACGTCGGCGCTTCGGCAATAACGCTGCCCGTACTGACCGACGCCTTCGGCAACTCTATTCAATCAGAACCCCGGCAAGGCCGTAAGCTCGGTATAGCGCTGGTTGGTTTAGGCAGCTACAGCAAGAACCAGCTGGCTCCGGCCCTGCAACAAACGCAGAATTGCCGACTGGCCGGAGTCGTAACCGGTACTCCGTCAAAAGCCGAAGAATGGATGCAGAAATACAATATTCCGAAGGCTAATGTCTACGACTATAAAACCTTCGACCGGATCGCCGACAACAAGGACATTGATGTCGTTTACGTCGTACTGCCCAACTCCATGCACGAAGAATTTGTAGTTCGGGCGGCTCAGGCGGGTAAACACGTCATCTGCGAAAAGCCAATGGCCATTACGCCCAAAGCCTGCCAGAACATGATCGAGGCCTGTAAAAAAGCCAATAAACAGTTGGCTATCGGATACCGCCTGCATTACGAACCATTCACTAAAGAGGTGATGCGGCTGGGTCAGGAAAAAGTTTTTGGCCCAATCAAATTCATTGAAAGCAGCGACGGCTTCCGCATCGGCGATCCAACCCAGTGGCGAATGAAAAAAGATATGGCCGGGGGCGGTCCGCTGATGGACGTAGGTATTTACGCCGTGCAGGGTAGCCGCTACGTTACGGGCGAAGAACCGATTTCCGTAACTGCGCAGTTTTCGCCGAAGACCGAACCGCAGAAATTCAAGGACGTCGAAGAGACGTTATTCTGGCAGTTTGAATTTCCCAGCGGAGCTGTCTCTAACTCGACGACCAGCTACACGGCCGGGATTGAACGGCTGTACGCAGCTTGTCAGAATGGCTGGTTCGAGCTATCGCCTGCATTTGGCTATGGCCCACTGAAAGGGCGCACCAGCAAAGGCCCGATTGAGCAGCCAGTTGTGAATCACCAGGCTATGCATATGGACGGTGTCTGTAAAGACCTGCTGGACGGGAAAAAGCTGCCTGATCACATTACCGGCGAGGAAGGCCTCCGCGACGTTCGACTGCTCCAGGCTATCTACCGTGCCGCTGAGACGGGTCGAAAAATTGATTTGAAGGCCTGA